A window of Clavibacter michiganensis contains these coding sequences:
- a CDS encoding S8 family serine peptidase: MPIHRDPLLPDRRRRLRAGRPLAACALAFALVAAGTTTASADDAPTAVVPVGAGDGSYLVTLRDQPAASYDGTLDGLAPTRVEPGARLDAQSDAVQRYSDHLTRLQDSAASAAGVTPTNRYALTVDGFSAELTAAQVQALGHDRDVLSVEPDRTLHTTSTPDSRFLGLEGDDGLWSKVGGSDKAGEGTVIGVLDTGIAPDNPSFAGKPLGSTPGADPYLDGSRIDFRKGDGTVFHGTCETGDGFTADDCSTKIVGARSFEAGRAASGDPNGPQEKLSPLDTAGHGSHTASTAAGDAGVAATAGTIQETIAGIAPAAKIAAYKVCWSGPDPSKEADDGCELSDIVAGIEQATADGVDVLNMSLGGPGKTEDAFQRALLGAADAGIFVAASAGNSGPDAGTVENTEPWVTTVAASSVPRNYSGTVTLGSGAKFAGASATVGSPVSGPLVRAVDSGVKGATSPELCGKGTLDPTKVRGRIVQCDRGVSPRIEKSAEVKRAGGIGMVLTNVKPDSQDLDRHTVPTVHLDADARQTIVDYAAKAGATVTLTDGNTTGVERPAPQVAGFSSRGASEDVDGGDTIKPDITAPGVGILAAISDDGGKPAFAPYSGTSMSSPHIAGFGLVYLGVHPKASPAEVKSALMTTATDTLDANGKPATDPFAQGAGQIAPDRFLNPGLYYPSGAKDWAGYAAATGLALPHPVAPVAPSQLNLPSIGVGKLLGSTTVTRTVTSLTAGTWTASVQGLSQADVKVTPARLTFTAPGQTKSFQVRITAKRGAPSDVWSTGSLTWTGSAGTVRSPIAVRPTAIVAPASVDGTGRSGKADVSVNAGTTGRIPLTTAGLAAGELLSDGDTGHPGHSGSVTATDADGAEITVKAGEKALVLDAAPVDGASDLLLYLQKVGKTDDDRKLISLQQTSSLSERIVVQAPEAGDYIVGVQASKLAGSATSVDFDLTRYDVQGTGGEGSFAVSPAQLPVTAGKKATYTASWSGLAAGRSYVGLVGYGGSTATTIVGVTTPAASAAPTATTAPAITGTPDVGQTLTASTGTWTPQGVTLATQWLSNGTPIAGATGSTFRVTSAVAGTALAVRVTATASDGRTGVATSPTVTARDAATVHLQVTQPRGTASGTVHVRVSVTSAGKQAATGVVRVTVDGAEHDVPLDGSGTGCADIAGIAPGTRTVQASYAGDNLVGGGTSRAQRILVR, encoded by the coding sequence ATGCCCATCCATCGAGACCCGCTCCTGCCGGACCGGAGGCGCCGCCTGCGTGCGGGCCGTCCGCTCGCGGCCTGCGCCCTCGCGTTCGCGCTCGTCGCGGCCGGCACCACGACGGCCAGCGCGGACGACGCTCCCACCGCGGTCGTCCCCGTCGGCGCGGGGGACGGCAGCTACCTCGTGACCCTGCGGGACCAACCCGCGGCGTCCTACGACGGCACCCTCGACGGGCTCGCGCCCACGCGGGTCGAGCCGGGCGCCCGCCTCGACGCGCAGTCGGACGCCGTGCAGCGCTACTCCGACCACCTCACCCGGCTCCAGGACTCGGCCGCGAGCGCGGCGGGGGTCACCCCGACCAACCGGTACGCCCTCACCGTCGACGGCTTCTCGGCCGAGCTGACGGCGGCGCAGGTCCAGGCGCTCGGCCACGATCGCGACGTGCTGAGCGTGGAGCCCGACCGGACCCTGCACACCACGTCCACGCCGGACTCCCGCTTCCTCGGGCTCGAGGGCGACGACGGTCTCTGGTCGAAGGTGGGCGGCTCCGACAAGGCCGGCGAGGGCACGGTGATCGGCGTCCTCGACACCGGCATCGCCCCGGACAACCCCTCCTTCGCGGGGAAGCCCCTCGGGTCCACGCCCGGGGCGGATCCTTACCTCGACGGCTCCCGCATCGACTTCCGGAAGGGCGACGGCACCGTCTTCCACGGCACGTGCGAGACCGGCGACGGGTTCACCGCCGACGACTGCTCCACCAAGATCGTGGGCGCGCGCTCGTTCGAGGCCGGACGAGCCGCCTCGGGCGATCCCAACGGGCCGCAGGAGAAGCTGTCGCCCCTCGACACCGCGGGCCACGGGAGCCACACCGCGAGCACGGCCGCGGGCGACGCGGGCGTGGCGGCGACCGCGGGCACCATCCAGGAGACCATCGCCGGCATCGCCCCCGCGGCGAAGATCGCGGCCTACAAGGTGTGCTGGAGCGGGCCCGACCCGTCGAAGGAGGCGGACGACGGCTGCGAGCTGTCGGACATCGTCGCCGGGATCGAGCAGGCCACCGCCGACGGCGTCGACGTGCTCAACATGTCGCTCGGCGGCCCCGGCAAGACCGAGGACGCGTTCCAGCGCGCCCTCCTCGGCGCGGCGGACGCCGGCATCTTCGTCGCGGCGTCGGCGGGCAACAGCGGCCCAGACGCCGGCACGGTCGAGAACACCGAGCCGTGGGTCACCACCGTCGCGGCCAGCAGCGTGCCGCGCAACTACTCCGGGACGGTCACCCTCGGCAGCGGAGCGAAGTTCGCCGGCGCCTCCGCGACCGTGGGATCACCCGTCTCGGGCCCCCTCGTGCGCGCGGTGGACTCCGGGGTGAAGGGCGCCACGTCGCCTGAGCTCTGCGGCAAGGGGACTCTGGATCCCACCAAGGTGCGCGGACGCATCGTTCAGTGCGACCGCGGCGTGTCGCCCCGCATCGAAAAGAGCGCGGAGGTCAAGCGCGCGGGCGGCATCGGCATGGTGCTCACCAACGTCAAGCCCGACTCCCAGGATCTCGACCGCCACACCGTCCCCACGGTGCACCTCGACGCCGACGCCCGGCAGACGATCGTCGACTACGCGGCGAAGGCGGGAGCCACGGTGACCCTGACGGACGGCAACACGACGGGAGTCGAGCGCCCCGCGCCGCAGGTGGCGGGATTCAGCTCCCGCGGCGCCTCCGAGGACGTCGACGGCGGCGACACCATCAAGCCCGACATCACGGCGCCCGGCGTGGGGATCCTGGCCGCGATCAGCGACGACGGGGGCAAGCCCGCCTTCGCCCCGTACTCGGGCACGTCCATGTCCTCGCCGCACATCGCCGGATTCGGGCTCGTCTACCTCGGCGTCCACCCGAAGGCGTCTCCGGCCGAGGTCAAGTCGGCGCTCATGACGACCGCGACCGACACGCTCGACGCGAACGGCAAGCCCGCCACGGATCCCTTCGCGCAGGGAGCGGGGCAGATCGCGCCGGACCGGTTCCTGAACCCGGGCCTCTACTACCCGAGCGGCGCGAAGGACTGGGCCGGCTACGCCGCGGCCACGGGGCTCGCGCTGCCGCACCCGGTGGCTCCCGTGGCGCCGTCCCAGCTGAACCTGCCGAGCATCGGCGTCGGCAAGCTCCTGGGATCCACGACCGTCACGCGCACCGTGACGTCGCTGACCGCGGGCACCTGGACGGCATCCGTGCAGGGCCTGTCCCAGGCTGATGTGAAGGTCACGCCCGCCCGGCTGACGTTCACGGCCCCCGGCCAGACGAAGTCCTTCCAGGTGCGCATCACCGCGAAGCGCGGTGCGCCGTCCGACGTCTGGTCGACCGGTTCGCTGACCTGGACGGGATCCGCCGGCACCGTCCGCAGCCCCATCGCGGTGCGGCCCACCGCGATCGTCGCCCCGGCGTCGGTCGACGGCACCGGCAGGAGCGGGAAGGCCGACGTGTCGGTCAACGCGGGCACCACGGGCCGGATCCCGCTCACGACCGCCGGGCTCGCGGCCGGTGAGCTGCTGAGCGACGGCGACACCGGCCACCCCGGCCACTCCGGCAGCGTCACCGCCACCGACGCCGACGGGGCCGAGATCACGGTGAAGGCGGGCGAGAAGGCGCTGGTCCTCGACGCGGCGCCGGTCGACGGGGCATCCGACCTCCTGCTGTACCTCCAGAAGGTGGGCAAGACCGACGACGACCGGAAGCTCATCAGCCTGCAGCAGACGTCCTCGCTGTCGGAGCGCATCGTCGTGCAGGCGCCGGAGGCGGGCGACTACATCGTCGGCGTGCAGGCCTCGAAGCTCGCGGGTTCGGCGACGAGCGTCGACTTCGACCTCACGCGGTACGACGTGCAGGGCACGGGCGGGGAGGGATCCTTCGCGGTCTCGCCGGCCCAGCTCCCCGTCACCGCGGGGAAGAAGGCCACCTACACGGCCTCGTGGTCGGGTCTCGCCGCCGGGAGGTCGTACGTCGGGCTCGTGGGCTACGGCGGCTCGACCGCCACCACGATCGTGGGCGTCACCACGCCCGCGGCCTCCGCGGCTCCCACGGCGACCACGGCTCCCGCCATCACAGGAACGCCGGACGTCGGGCAGACGCTCACGGCGTCGACGGGCACGTGGACGCCGCAGGGCGTCACGCTCGCGACGCAGTGGCTGTCGAACGGCACGCCGATCGCCGGGGCGACGGGATCCACGTTCCGCGTGACCTCCGCGGTCGCGGGCACGGCGCTCGCCGTCCGGGTGACCGCCACCGCATCCGACGGGCGGACGGGCGTCGCCACGAGCCCGACCGTCACGGCACGCGACGCTGCGACGGTGCATCTCCAGGTGACGCAACCGCGGGGCACCGCGAGCGGCACCGTGCACGTGCGGGTGTCGGTGACGTCGGCCGGGAAGCAGGCGGCCACCGGGGTGGTGCGGGTGACCGTGGACGGCGCGGAGCACGACGTGCCCCTCGACGGCTCGGGCACGGGCTGCGCCGACATCGCGGGCATCGCGCCGGGGACCCGCACGGTGCAGGCCTCCTACGCGGGCGACAACCTCGTCGGCGGGGGCACGAGCCGCGCGCAGAGGATCCTCGTGCGCTGA
- a CDS encoding ABC transporter ATP-binding protein: MRLLPFARPAMPSIIAGMVVALVGSLLSLVIPQILRGLVDGPLGDGDSAAVVPAVLLILGLGILEAAMIALRRWFVLKPGTLMEADMRNAFYRKLQRLPVAFHDRWQSGQLLSRMVSDLNLIRRWMAFGLVLFIVNILTILVGIGFLVSIDWRLGLGFLVCSIPLWVYGYLFEQKYSSVARLSQDQSGDLATSVEQSVHGIRVLKAFGRGKHMHDAFAEQAEELRGTEIKKAKAIAGIWLWLLLVPDLTFALALLGGVLLASAGEISVGDLVAFFATAAVLRWPIESIGFLLSMTFDARTAIDRYFEVMDEEDAITDPANPVRIAEPRGHLVFRGARFRYQDASAGQPDLIDGVDLDLRPGETMALVGVTGCGKSTLTALTTRLYDVTGGSIELDGVDIRDLGLEELRSRIAMAFEDATLFSSSVHDNVLLGRPDLAAGGPEAERVLQVALDIAQAGFVHDLPDGVETTVGEEGLSLSGGQRQRLALARAVAAAPDVLVLDDPLSALDVDTEALVEAALRRVLASTTALIVAHRPSTVMLADRVALMQDGRITAVGRHSELLATSEHYRFVISSLDVEGNTVREEASA, from the coding sequence ATGCGGCTGCTGCCGTTCGCCCGGCCTGCCATGCCCAGCATCATCGCGGGCATGGTGGTCGCGCTCGTCGGCTCGCTGCTGTCGCTCGTCATCCCGCAGATCCTCCGCGGCCTCGTGGACGGCCCGCTCGGCGACGGCGACTCGGCTGCCGTGGTGCCTGCCGTGCTCCTGATCCTCGGCCTCGGGATCCTCGAGGCCGCCATGATCGCGCTCCGTCGCTGGTTCGTGCTGAAGCCCGGCACGCTCATGGAGGCGGACATGCGGAACGCGTTCTACAGGAAGCTGCAGCGGCTGCCCGTCGCGTTCCACGACCGGTGGCAGAGCGGGCAGCTGCTGTCGCGCATGGTCAGCGACCTGAACCTCATCCGCCGCTGGATGGCGTTCGGCCTCGTGCTGTTCATCGTGAACATCCTCACGATCCTGGTGGGCATCGGCTTCCTGGTCTCCATCGACTGGCGCCTCGGGCTCGGCTTCCTCGTGTGCTCCATCCCGCTCTGGGTCTACGGCTACCTCTTCGAGCAGAAGTACTCCTCGGTGGCGCGGCTCAGCCAGGACCAGTCCGGCGACCTCGCCACGAGCGTCGAGCAGTCGGTGCACGGGATCCGCGTGCTGAAGGCGTTCGGCCGCGGCAAGCACATGCACGACGCGTTCGCGGAGCAGGCGGAGGAGCTGCGCGGCACGGAGATCAAGAAGGCGAAGGCCATCGCCGGCATCTGGCTCTGGCTGCTGCTGGTGCCCGACCTGACCTTCGCCCTGGCGCTGCTCGGCGGCGTGCTGCTCGCGTCCGCGGGTGAGATCTCGGTGGGCGACCTCGTGGCGTTCTTCGCGACGGCCGCCGTGCTGCGCTGGCCGATCGAGTCGATCGGCTTCCTCCTGTCGATGACCTTCGACGCGCGGACGGCCATCGACCGCTACTTCGAGGTGATGGACGAGGAGGACGCGATCACGGATCCGGCGAACCCCGTGCGGATCGCCGAGCCCCGCGGGCACCTCGTCTTCCGCGGCGCGCGCTTCCGCTACCAGGACGCCTCCGCGGGCCAGCCCGACCTCATCGACGGGGTCGACCTCGACCTGCGGCCGGGGGAGACCATGGCGCTCGTCGGGGTCACCGGCTGCGGCAAGTCCACGCTCACGGCGCTCACGACCCGGCTCTACGACGTGACCGGCGGCAGCATCGAGCTCGACGGCGTGGACATCCGCGACCTGGGGCTCGAGGAGCTGCGGAGCCGGATCGCCATGGCCTTCGAGGACGCGACGCTGTTCTCCTCGAGCGTCCACGACAACGTGCTGCTCGGCCGACCCGACCTCGCCGCCGGCGGGCCCGAGGCGGAGCGGGTGCTGCAGGTGGCGCTCGACATCGCGCAGGCCGGCTTCGTGCACGACCTGCCCGACGGCGTCGAGACGACCGTCGGCGAGGAGGGGCTCAGCCTCTCCGGCGGTCAGCGGCAGCGGCTCGCCCTCGCGCGCGCCGTCGCCGCGGCGCCGGACGTGCTCGTCCTCGACGACCCGCTGTCGGCGCTCGACGTCGACACGGAGGCGCTCGTCGAGGCGGCGCTGCGCCGCGTGCTCGCCTCCACCACCGCGCTGATCGTCGCGCACCGCCCCTCGACCGTGATGCTCGCGGACCGGGTGGCGCTCATGCAGGACGGCCGCATCACCGCGGTCGGCCGGCACTCCGAACTGCTCGCCACGAGCGAGCACTACCGGTTCGTCATCTCGAGCCTGGACGTGGAAGGGAACACCGTGCGCGAGGAGGCCTCAGCATGA
- a CDS encoding MGMT family protein, whose amino-acid sequence MAVFATPGEFTDRVLEVVAEIPSGRVMTYGDVAAVFGRRGARAVGMVLRYHGAGLPWWRVLRAGGHPPTGLADEARPRYEAEGTPLVDAPTDAGYRVDLEAARWFP is encoded by the coding sequence GTGGCCGTCTTCGCCACCCCGGGCGAGTTCACCGACCGCGTGCTCGAGGTCGTCGCCGAGATCCCGTCGGGCCGCGTCATGACCTACGGCGACGTCGCCGCTGTCTTCGGCCGCCGTGGTGCCCGAGCGGTCGGGATGGTGCTGCGCTACCACGGCGCCGGGCTGCCCTGGTGGCGCGTGCTCCGGGCCGGCGGGCACCCGCCGACCGGGCTCGCCGACGAGGCCCGTCCCCGCTACGAGGCTGAGGGCACGCCGCTGGTCGACGCCCCGACCGACGCGGGCTACCGCGTCGACCTCGAGGCGGCACGCTGGTTCCCGTGA
- a CDS encoding ABC transporter ATP-binding protein produces the protein MSVTGVTGEERDDFSRVESKQIRRRSTRLLVSTIQPVKRTLILTAATILVATAANVAGPALIGIGLDRALPSLLGTGDPTLLALVIGAYVLVAVTGAVLVAKYQVMSARIAQEILLDLRKRMFLHTQKLSLEFHETYTSGRIISRQTSDLDSIRELLNGGINQLVQGALYMAFTAIALFSFDWVSGLVLLAALVPLFFLSLWFAVKSQALFRQTRVKSARLIVHFVETMTGIRAVKAFRKEKRNAEEFSEHVEGYRDTNMRVIQVFGIFDPGLILIGNITVAVVLLVGGLRVADGQLGIGALLAVVLYTRQFFGPAQDMAMFYNSYQSASAALEKISGVLEEEPSVPDPVTPVDLWESTGHVSFEGVEFGYGKGKTILPRFDLDMPAGQTIALVGSTGAGKTTLAKLISRFYDPSGGRVALDGIDLRDLHPKDLRRAIVMVTQEAYLFSGSVADNIAIGKPDATRGEIRAAAEAVGAHTFIESLPDGYDTDVNKRGGRVSAGQRQLISFARAFLADPAVLILDEATSSLDIPSERLVQQGLTTLLADRTAIIIAHRLSTVAIADRVLVMEQGRIVEDGTPESLIQGTGRFSQLHAAWRESLV, from the coding sequence ATGAGCGTCACCGGAGTCACCGGCGAGGAGAGGGACGACTTCTCCCGCGTCGAGAGCAAGCAGATCCGCCGCCGCTCGACCAGGCTGCTCGTCAGCACCATCCAGCCGGTCAAGCGGACGCTGATCCTCACGGCCGCGACGATCCTCGTGGCCACGGCCGCGAACGTCGCGGGCCCCGCCCTCATCGGCATCGGCCTCGACCGCGCGCTGCCGTCGCTGCTGGGCACCGGCGACCCTACGCTGCTCGCGCTCGTGATCGGGGCGTACGTCCTCGTCGCGGTCACGGGCGCCGTGCTGGTCGCGAAGTACCAGGTGATGTCGGCGCGCATCGCGCAGGAGATCCTCCTCGACCTCCGCAAGCGCATGTTCCTGCACACGCAGAAGCTGAGCCTGGAGTTCCACGAGACGTACACGTCGGGCCGGATCATCTCCCGCCAGACGAGCGACCTCGACTCGATCCGGGAGCTGCTGAACGGCGGCATCAACCAGCTCGTGCAGGGCGCGCTGTACATGGCGTTCACCGCGATCGCGCTGTTCTCCTTCGACTGGGTCTCCGGCCTCGTGCTGCTCGCGGCGCTCGTGCCGCTGTTCTTCCTGAGCCTCTGGTTCGCGGTGAAGTCGCAGGCGCTGTTCCGCCAGACGCGCGTGAAGTCCGCGCGGCTGATCGTGCACTTCGTCGAGACCATGACGGGCATCCGCGCGGTGAAGGCCTTCCGCAAGGAGAAGCGCAACGCGGAGGAGTTCTCCGAGCACGTCGAGGGCTACCGCGACACCAACATGCGCGTGATCCAGGTCTTCGGCATCTTCGACCCGGGCCTCATCCTGATCGGCAACATCACCGTCGCGGTGGTGCTCCTGGTGGGCGGGCTGCGCGTCGCGGACGGGCAGCTCGGCATCGGCGCGCTGCTCGCGGTCGTGCTCTACACGCGGCAGTTCTTCGGGCCGGCGCAGGACATGGCGATGTTCTACAACAGCTACCAGTCGGCGTCGGCCGCGCTCGAGAAGATCTCGGGCGTGCTCGAGGAGGAGCCGAGCGTGCCGGATCCCGTGACGCCGGTCGACCTGTGGGAGTCCACCGGTCACGTCTCCTTCGAGGGCGTCGAGTTCGGGTACGGGAAGGGCAAGACGATCCTGCCGCGCTTCGACCTCGACATGCCGGCGGGGCAGACGATCGCGCTCGTCGGATCCACCGGCGCGGGAAAGACGACGCTCGCGAAGCTCATCTCCCGGTTCTACGACCCGTCCGGCGGCCGCGTGGCGCTCGACGGGATCGACCTCCGCGACCTGCACCCGAAGGACCTGCGCCGCGCCATCGTGATGGTGACGCAGGAAGCGTACCTGTTCTCCGGATCCGTCGCCGACAACATCGCGATCGGCAAGCCCGACGCGACCCGGGGCGAGATCCGGGCGGCGGCGGAGGCGGTGGGTGCGCACACGTTCATCGAGTCCCTGCCCGACGGATACGACACGGACGTGAACAAGCGCGGCGGCCGGGTGTCGGCGGGGCAGCGCCAGCTGATCTCGTTCGCGCGGGCGTTCCTCGCGGACCCGGCGGTGCTGATCCTCGACGAGGCGACGAGCTCGCTCGACATCCCGAGCGAGCGGCTCGTGCAGCAGGGCCTCACGACGCTGCTCGCCGACCGGACGGCGATCATCATCGCGCACCGGCTCTCGACCGTCGCGATCGCGGACCGCGTGCTCGTGATGGAGCAGGGTCGCATCGTCGAGGACGGGACGCCGGAGTCGCTCATCCAGGGCACGGGCCGGTTCTCGCAGCTGCACGCGGCGTGGCGGGAGTCGCTGGTCTAG
- a CDS encoding NADP-dependent isocitrate dehydrogenase, translating into MEKIKVEGTVVELDGDEMTRIIWQSIKDTLIHPYLDIDLEYYDLGIEKRDETDDQITIDAANAIKKHGVGVKCATITPDEARVEEFGLKKMWRSPNGTIRNILGGTIFREPIIISNIPRLVPGWNKPIIVGRHAFGDQYRATDFRFEGEGTLTMTFTPKDGSEPQQFEVFQSPGSGVAMGMYNLDDSIRDFARASLSYGLARNYPVYLSTKNTILKAYDGRFKDLFQEVFEAEYADQFAAAGLTYEHRLIDDMVAASLKWEGGYVWACKNYDGDVQSDTVAQGFGSLGLMTSVLTTPDGKVVEAEAAHGTVTRHYRQHQQGKPTSTNPIASIYAWTRGLAHRAKLDGNDALKTFADTLEDVVITTVESGKMTKDLALLVGPDQPYQTTEEFLASLAENLQTRLA; encoded by the coding sequence GTGGAGAAGATCAAGGTAGAGGGGACCGTCGTCGAGCTCGACGGCGACGAGATGACGCGCATCATCTGGCAGTCCATCAAGGACACGCTCATCCACCCGTACCTCGACATCGACCTCGAGTACTACGACCTGGGCATCGAGAAGCGCGACGAGACCGACGACCAGATCACGATCGACGCCGCCAACGCCATCAAGAAGCACGGCGTCGGCGTCAAGTGCGCGACCATCACGCCCGACGAGGCGCGCGTCGAGGAGTTCGGCCTCAAGAAGATGTGGCGCTCGCCGAACGGCACCATCCGCAACATCCTGGGCGGCACGATCTTCCGCGAGCCCATCATCATCAGCAACATCCCGCGCCTCGTGCCCGGCTGGAACAAGCCGATCATCGTCGGCCGCCACGCGTTCGGCGACCAGTACCGCGCCACCGACTTCCGCTTCGAGGGCGAGGGCACGCTCACGATGACCTTCACGCCCAAGGACGGCTCCGAGCCGCAGCAGTTCGAGGTGTTCCAGAGCCCCGGATCCGGTGTCGCGATGGGCATGTACAACCTCGACGACTCGATCCGCGACTTCGCGCGCGCGTCGCTCTCGTACGGCCTCGCCCGGAACTACCCCGTGTACCTCTCCACGAAGAACACGATCCTCAAGGCCTACGACGGCCGCTTCAAGGACCTGTTCCAGGAGGTCTTCGAGGCCGAGTACGCCGACCAGTTCGCCGCAGCCGGCCTCACCTACGAGCACCGCCTCATCGACGACATGGTCGCCGCCTCGCTCAAGTGGGAGGGCGGCTACGTCTGGGCCTGCAAGAACTACGACGGCGACGTGCAGTCGGACACCGTCGCGCAGGGCTTCGGCTCGCTCGGCCTCATGACCAGCGTGCTCACCACGCCCGACGGCAAGGTCGTCGAGGCGGAGGCCGCGCACGGCACGGTCACGCGCCACTACCGCCAGCACCAGCAGGGCAAGCCCACGTCGACGAACCCGATCGCGTCGATCTACGCCTGGACGCGGGGCCTCGCGCACCGCGCCAAGCTCGACGGGAACGACGCGCTGAAGACCTTCGCGGACACCCTCGAGGACGTCGTCATCACGACGGTCGAGAGCGGCAAGATGACGAAGGACCTCGCGCTCCTCGTCGGACCGGACCAGCCGTACCAGACGACCGAGGAGTTCCTCGCGTCGCTCGCGGAGAACCTGCAGACGCGCCTGGCCTGA
- the ddaH gene encoding dimethylargininase: MSNAPLGRALSAALVSAGVSAIIGLLFSVLTLFSSNQPSAAVLVTLLDYWTVHTLVAFVLLAALAGVGMHRRLWTSILGSVAAAVVGALTGSLVGALGQGATFSGDIVGPLLETLLGLNLMFVLGVALTSILLGRRLWIRLVAAADGEVEPERIALVRIPSSRLADGELTHLDRRPVDAELADQQWERYVLALEEHGWSTREVPPADDHPDSVFVEDAVLVLGTTAVLLTSGADSRRGERTGVERALEDMDLSVTSIDLPATLDGGDVLAVGRTLYVGASGRTNAAGIQRLREIARPLGYAVVGVPVSRTLHLKSQVTALPDGTVIGYEPLVDAPRLFPSFLPVPEAEGVAVVALDDDTLLLSAAAPRTADLLRGLGYAVVAVDISEFEKLEGCVTCLSVRIG; this comes from the coding sequence ATGTCGAATGCTCCCCTCGGCAGGGCGCTCTCCGCGGCTCTCGTGTCCGCGGGCGTATCGGCGATCATCGGCCTGCTCTTCAGCGTCCTGACGCTCTTCAGCTCCAACCAGCCGAGCGCTGCCGTGCTGGTGACGCTCCTCGACTACTGGACGGTGCACACGCTCGTCGCCTTCGTCCTCCTCGCGGCGCTCGCGGGGGTGGGCATGCACCGGCGCCTGTGGACGTCGATCCTCGGATCCGTCGCGGCCGCGGTTGTCGGCGCGCTCACCGGGAGCCTCGTGGGTGCCCTGGGGCAGGGCGCCACCTTCAGCGGCGACATCGTCGGTCCGCTGCTCGAGACGCTCCTCGGCCTCAACCTGATGTTCGTCCTCGGCGTCGCGCTGACGTCCATCCTCCTGGGCCGTCGGCTCTGGATCCGGCTCGTCGCCGCGGCGGACGGGGAGGTCGAGCCGGAGCGCATCGCCCTCGTACGGATCCCGTCGTCGCGACTCGCCGACGGCGAGCTGACGCACCTGGACCGCCGGCCCGTGGATGCCGAGCTCGCGGACCAGCAGTGGGAGCGCTACGTGCTCGCGCTCGAGGAGCACGGATGGTCGACCCGCGAGGTGCCGCCGGCCGACGACCACCCGGACTCGGTCTTCGTGGAGGATGCCGTGCTCGTCCTCGGCACCACAGCCGTCCTGCTCACCTCCGGGGCCGATTCGCGCCGCGGGGAGCGCACCGGCGTGGAGCGTGCGCTCGAGGACATGGACCTGTCGGTCACGTCCATCGACCTGCCCGCGACCCTCGACGGTGGCGACGTGCTCGCGGTCGGGCGCACGCTCTACGTCGGTGCGAGCGGCCGGACCAACGCGGCGGGGATCCAGCGGCTGCGCGAGATCGCCCGGCCCCTCGGATACGCCGTGGTCGGCGTCCCGGTCAGCCGGACCCTGCACCTCAAGTCGCAGGTCACGGCGCTGCCGGACGGCACGGTCATCGGGTACGAGCCGCTGGTCGACGCGCCGCGGCTGTTCCCGTCCTTCCTCCCCGTCCCCGAGGCGGAGGGCGTGGCCGTCGTCGCGCTCGACGACGACACCCTGCTGCTGTCGGCCGCCGCTCCTCGCACGGCGGACCTGCTCCGCGGACTGGGCTACGCGGTCGTCGCCGTCGACATCAGCGAGTTCGAGAAGCTCGAGGGCTGCGTCACCTGCCTGTCGGTCCGCATCGGCTGA
- a CDS encoding GNAT family N-acetyltransferase, translating to MSDMTLEELSARTIVAANTLTLKPGQEAFVAPVSHSIAEAYVNPTTAWPRVVMEDGEVVGFIMGNFDPEAHEEIFRSCIWRINVDADAQGHGVGRFAVLALADEARSRGFDRLTVVWEPGEDGPEEFFTHVGFEVIGETQYGEAIGALAL from the coding sequence ATGAGCGACATGACACTCGAAGAGCTGAGCGCCCGAACGATCGTGGCGGCCAACACGCTGACGCTCAAGCCGGGCCAGGAGGCGTTCGTCGCCCCCGTGTCGCACTCCATCGCCGAGGCCTACGTCAATCCGACCACCGCATGGCCGCGCGTGGTCATGGAGGACGGCGAGGTGGTCGGCTTCATCATGGGCAACTTCGACCCCGAGGCCCACGAGGAGATCTTCCGCAGCTGCATCTGGCGCATCAACGTCGACGCCGACGCGCAGGGCCACGGCGTCGGCCGGTTCGCGGTGCTCGCGCTCGCGGACGAGGCGCGCTCGCGCGGCTTCGATCGGCTGACGGTCGTGTGGGAGCCGGGCGAGGACGGGCCGGAGGAGTTCTTCACCCACGTCGGCTTCGAGGTCATCGGCGAGACCCAGTACGGCGAGGCCATCGGCGCGCTGGCGCTCTAG